A window of Pectobacterium carotovorum genomic DNA:
GACGCCAGTGCCTCATCGGCGACAATCACTTTCGGTTGCAGGATCAGGGCACGCGCCAGACCGACGCGCTGTTTTTGCCCCGGCGCGAGCGCATGCGGATAGTAATAGGCGTGATCGGGACGTAGCCCAACCTGATGCAGCGCTTGGTTAATCGCTCTTTCACGCGCTTCGGCGCTGAGGTCGGTATTCAGTCGCAGCGGGACATCCAGCAGTTGCCCGATGCGCTGGCGCGGATTGAGCGCATTGCTCGCATCCTGAAAGATCATGCGGATGCGCTGGCTGCGATAGCGGTAATCGCCGTAGTGCAGCGGATGGTCATCGATAACCAGCTCGCCGGACGTCGGCGCGATCATGCCCGACAGCATTTTAGCCAGCGTTGATTTCCCTGATCCGTTCTCGCCGATGATGGCGAGCGTTTGCCGTTCACGCAGCGTAAAGCTGACGGATTTCACCGCCTCAACATGCTGACGACGGAACAGCCCAGTCCGATAGCGAAACGTCTTGGTCAGGTTGCGGGCTTCAAGCAGCATCTCAACCATCACGGTTCCTCCATGTTGAGCGGAAAGTGGCAGGCATATAAGTGGTTCTTAACGGAGAGCAGCGGCGGCGTTTGCATACACTGCTTTTGTGAATAAGGGCAACGTGGGCCGAGCCGGCAGCCAATCGGCAGGTGTTCCAGCGAGGGAATCGCACCGTTCAGGGTGTTTAACCGGCTTTTGTGCGGCAGCGAGCGGCCGAAATCGGGCATTGCGCGAATCAGCGCCTGCGTATAAGGATGATGCGGCGCGGTGATCAAATCTTCACTGGTAGCGCTTTCCACCGTTTGACCGCAATAGAGCACGTTAATCCGATCAGCCCATTTGCTCATGGTTTGCAGGTCATGGCTGATGAGCAGAATCGTGGTGTTATTGTTCTGGTTCAGGCGCGACAGCAGGCGGAAAATCTGTGCCTGCGTGGTCGATTCCATGGCGTTGGTTGGTTCATCGGCAATCAGCAGGCGCGGCTGGTTCGCTAGCGCGATGGCAATCATCACTTTCTGACACTCGCCGTCGCTTAGCTCATAGGGATAGCTGCCCATAATGTCTTTGTGATCTTTAATCCCGACGCGGTGCAGCAGTTCGATCGCGCGGCGCTTGCGCCAGTTAAACCGCTGCCACCAGCGGCCTTTATACGTCCAGCCGGGAATCGCCTGCACCAGTTGCTTACCGACACTTTCGGACGGATCGAGACAGGATTGCGGCTCCTGGAAAATCATGGAGACGTTATGGCCGACCAGCTTACGTCG
This region includes:
- the sapF gene encoding peptide ABC transporter ATP-binding protein SapF yields the protein MVEMLLEARNLTKTFRYRTGLFRRQHVEAVKSVSFTLRERQTLAIIGENGSGKSTLAKMLSGMIAPTSGELVIDDHPLHYGDYRYRSQRIRMIFQDASNALNPRQRIGQLLDVPLRLNTDLSAEARERAINQALHQVGLRPDHAYYYPHALAPGQKQRVGLARALILQPKVIVADEALASLDMSMRSQIINLMLELQEKHGISYIYVTQHLGMMKHISDQILVMQAGEVVERGSTADVLSTPLHDLTKRLIASHFGEALSADAWRRDGAQR
- the sapD gene encoding peptide ABC transporter ATP-binding protein SapD, translated to MPLLDIRNLTIEFLTADGAVKAVDRVSMTLSEGEIRGLVGESGSGKSLIAKAICGITKENWRVTADRFRFDDIDLLQLSSRERRKLVGHNVSMIFQEPQSCLDPSESVGKQLVQAIPGWTYKGRWWQRFNWRKRRAIELLHRVGIKDHKDIMGSYPYELSDGECQKVMIAIALANQPRLLIADEPTNAMESTTQAQIFRLLSRLNQNNNTTILLISHDLQTMSKWADRINVLYCGQTVESATSEDLITAPHHPYTQALIRAMPDFGRSLPHKSRLNTLNGAIPSLEHLPIGCRLGPRCPYSQKQCMQTPPLLSVKNHLYACHFPLNMEEP